Genomic DNA from Candidatus Korarchaeota archaeon NZ13-K:
AGCCTATTCATTCGTCACGATGAGGAGGATATTCTTCGGAGGGGAGTCGGAGGCTGCTGAGCATGCGAGCGAGGCCGGATACGATCTGCTGGGTCCAATGATGGTGATAGCGGCGATGGGTCTGATCCTCTTCCTGATGCCCCAGCTGCTCATAGATCCGATGGTTGACTCCCTGAGGTCGCTGTTAGGGTGAAGCGGATGTACGCCATGCTCACCTGGTCCGTCCCCTTCCTGGGCGCGGTGCTCTCCCTAGTCCTGAGCGGGGCTGGGAGGCTCAGGGACGTAGTGGCTGTGCTGGCGATACTAGCATCAGCCCTGTTCTCAACGCTGACCCTGATGGATTTCCTCTCCTCCGAGGGCCCAATTCACGTATCCTACGGCTGGATAAGCAGCCTGGGGGTTTCCATAGGGGTGTACGTTGACTCCCTGAGCGCCTACATGTCCCTGATAGTCGCCTGGCTCAGCTTCCTCATAGCAGCCTACAGCCTGAAGTACATGGAGGGTGATCCGGGCCTCACTAGGTACTGGTTCTTCTTCGAC
This window encodes:
- a CDS encoding NADH-quinone oxidoreductase subunit L yields the protein MKRMYAMLTWSVPFLGAVLSLVLSGAGRLRDVVAVLAILASALFSTLTLMDFLSSEGPIHVSYGWISSLGVSIGVYVDSLSAYMSLIVAWLSFLIAAYSLKYMEGDPGLTRYWFFFD